From Micromonospora sp. NBC_01699, a single genomic window includes:
- a CDS encoding alkaline phosphatase D family protein: protein MKRLSRRTIVLGGLATAGTVVAPWRIAQAAVPFPFKLGIASGEPASDSVVLWTRLAPSPLNADGQGGMANADVTVEWQVSTNDRFTSLVASGSVAARYADAHSVHVVAGGLAPDADYYYRFRAQGHISPVGRTRTAPAVGTFGRDLVMAFASCAHYESGYYTAYRRIAEDNPGLVLHLGDYIYEGGTAAGSVREHVGAEIVSLADYRRRYAQYKSDPDLQAAHAAAPWLVVPDDHEVENNYANMVRANNSPALTAAQWTARRTAAYRAYYENMPLRPSSAPTGNAISLFRRVRWGQLATFHMLDTRQFRDDQASGDGWKVSTEADLASRSLTGAAQETWLLDGLAQHYGTWDILGQQVFFARQLDSAGAANMDAWDGYRASRSRIQQGWQQRGVRNPLVLTGDVHRAWANDLKADYANSSSATIGTELVCTSITSGGNGSASTTIPNASNNPHLKFSSDRRGYVRTTISPTQVRADFRAVATVTEHGAPVSTVGSFVIVDGQPGLRPA from the coding sequence ATGAAGAGGCTCAGCCGTCGCACCATCGTCCTGGGTGGATTGGCCACCGCCGGAACGGTGGTCGCTCCCTGGCGCATCGCCCAGGCCGCCGTACCGTTTCCGTTCAAGCTGGGAATCGCCTCCGGCGAACCGGCATCCGACAGCGTGGTGCTCTGGACCCGCCTGGCGCCGTCGCCGCTCAACGCCGACGGGCAGGGCGGCATGGCCAACGCCGACGTCACCGTCGAGTGGCAGGTGTCGACCAACGACCGGTTCACCTCCCTGGTCGCGTCCGGTTCGGTCGCCGCCCGGTACGCCGACGCGCACTCGGTGCACGTGGTGGCGGGCGGTCTCGCCCCGGACGCCGACTACTACTACCGGTTCCGGGCCCAGGGTCACATCTCGCCGGTCGGGCGGACCCGTACCGCCCCGGCGGTCGGCACCTTCGGCCGGGACCTGGTGATGGCCTTCGCGTCCTGCGCGCACTACGAGTCCGGCTACTACACCGCGTACCGGCGGATCGCCGAGGACAACCCCGGCCTGGTCCTGCACCTGGGCGACTACATCTACGAGGGCGGGACGGCCGCCGGCTCCGTACGCGAACACGTCGGTGCCGAGATCGTCTCGCTGGCCGACTACCGCCGCCGGTACGCCCAGTACAAGTCCGACCCGGACCTCCAGGCGGCGCACGCCGCGGCGCCGTGGCTGGTGGTGCCGGACGACCACGAGGTGGAGAACAACTACGCCAACATGGTCCGGGCCAACAACAGCCCGGCGCTGACCGCCGCGCAGTGGACCGCCCGGCGCACCGCCGCTTACCGGGCCTACTACGAGAACATGCCGCTGCGGCCGAGTTCCGCGCCGACCGGCAACGCCATCTCGCTGTTCCGCCGGGTCCGCTGGGGACAGCTGGCCACCTTCCACATGCTCGACACCCGCCAGTTCCGCGACGACCAGGCCAGCGGTGATGGCTGGAAGGTGTCGACCGAGGCCGACCTCGCCTCGCGCAGCCTCACCGGCGCCGCCCAGGAGACGTGGCTGCTCGACGGCCTGGCCCAGCACTACGGCACCTGGGACATCCTCGGCCAGCAGGTGTTCTTCGCCCGCCAGCTGGACTCCGCCGGGGCGGCCAACATGGACGCCTGGGACGGCTACCGCGCCTCCCGCTCCCGGATCCAGCAGGGCTGGCAGCAGCGGGGCGTACGCAATCCGCTGGTGCTCACCGGCGACGTGCACCGGGCCTGGGCCAACGACCTCAAGGCCGACTACGCCAACTCGTCCTCGGCCACCATCGGCACCGAACTGGTGTGCACCTCGATCACCTCCGGTGGCAACGGCAGCGCGAGCACGACCATCCCGAACGCGTCGAACAACCCGCACCTGAAGTTCTCCTCCGACCGGCGGGGCTACGTCCGTACGACCATCAGTCCCACCCAGGTCCGGGCGGACTTCCGCGCGGTGGCCACGGTCACCGAGCACGGTGCCCCGGTGTCCACCGTCGGCTCGTTCGTCATCGTCGACGGCCAGCCCGGCCTGCGTCCCGCGTAA
- a CDS encoding LemA family protein: protein MDTGVVLVVVTAAVVLLAGFLVVRAVSAYNRLVRLREQVRLSWAQVDVVLNRRHSLIPHLVETVRGYAGHEWTTLDALTAARAAALGAADDARRRAGAEEAVTSALRRLYAVAEAYPRLRASANFAELQRELAATEDKIAYARQFHNTAVQALNTAVESLPTGIVARLAGFHVQPYLEAGGDERADVPVRF, encoded by the coding sequence GTGGATACGGGCGTGGTGCTGGTGGTGGTGACAGCGGCCGTGGTGCTGCTGGCCGGGTTCCTCGTGGTCCGCGCGGTCTCCGCCTACAACCGGCTCGTCCGGTTACGGGAACAGGTACGGCTTTCGTGGGCCCAGGTCGACGTCGTACTGAACCGCCGGCACTCGTTGATCCCACACCTGGTGGAGACGGTGCGCGGGTACGCCGGGCACGAGTGGACCACCCTGGACGCGCTGACCGCCGCGCGTGCCGCCGCGCTCGGTGCGGCCGATGACGCGCGGCGCAGGGCCGGCGCCGAGGAGGCGGTCACCTCGGCCCTGCGCCGGCTGTACGCGGTGGCGGAGGCATATCCACGGTTGCGGGCGAGCGCGAACTTCGCCGAGTTGCAGCGTGAACTCGCCGCCACCGAAGACAAGATCGCGTACGCGCGGCAGTTCCACAACACCGCCGTCCAGGCGCTGAACACGGCCGTCGAGTCGCTGCCGACCGGCATCGTCGCCAGGCTCGCCGGCTTCCACGTACAGCCGTACCTCGAAGCCGGCGGCGACGAGCGGGCCGACGTACCCGTCCGCTTCTGA
- a CDS encoding alpha/beta hydrolase, with protein sequence MRRRRTRLLVASVLIAVAPALVGAAPAGAQRPQPTTTPQIAWSDCADGYQCATVGAPLDYDQPRGRQISLSLIKDPATDPANRIGTLFVNFGGPGASGVERLRARGRWEWLFSPELRARFDLVSWDTRGVGRSTAVRCFDTVAQQQEFFAPIPAFPVGAAQERSFYAAAEDLGRRCRDRNGDLLDHLSSADTARDLDLLRRAVGDSSMNYFGLSYGTYVGATYANLFPDRVRALVLDGALDFVGNATGHGLDGLTKPIDTRQDVPRGIADTFDQFLRRCAAAGAAKCAFAAGGDPRAKFAELTARARQQPVVVDGESWTYTGIISTVNDNLPRPLWWADLAVQLQRLYAAPQDSAAGARTARSEPREEYPGNSTEAFYATNCADSVVPGNNATYSRLGVSEERRVPYFGPIGVFDYMPCAKWPARNTDRHLGPWNRWTAAPILVVNNRYDPSTPWHGARDGAAELARGHLFTIEGAGHTGMFVPSACGERVKREYLFTGALPGPDVVCTADDDPFA encoded by the coding sequence ATGAGAAGAAGAAGAACGCGGCTGCTGGTCGCCTCGGTGCTGATCGCGGTGGCACCGGCACTGGTCGGCGCCGCACCCGCCGGGGCACAGCGGCCGCAGCCGACCACGACGCCCCAGATCGCCTGGTCGGACTGTGCCGACGGTTACCAGTGCGCGACCGTGGGCGCACCGCTGGACTACGACCAGCCGCGCGGGCGGCAGATCAGCCTATCGTTGATCAAGGATCCGGCAACCGATCCGGCGAACCGGATCGGCACCCTGTTCGTCAACTTCGGCGGCCCCGGTGCCTCCGGGGTGGAGCGGCTGCGGGCCCGTGGCCGCTGGGAGTGGTTGTTCTCGCCCGAGTTGCGGGCCCGGTTCGACCTGGTCTCGTGGGACACCCGGGGGGTGGGCCGCAGCACCGCCGTTCGGTGCTTCGACACGGTGGCGCAACAGCAGGAGTTCTTCGCCCCGATCCCGGCCTTCCCGGTCGGGGCCGCGCAGGAGAGGTCCTTCTACGCCGCCGCCGAGGATCTCGGCCGCCGCTGCCGCGACCGCAACGGTGACCTGCTCGACCACCTGTCCAGCGCGGACACGGCGCGGGACCTGGACCTGCTGCGCCGCGCGGTCGGCGACAGCAGCATGAACTACTTCGGGCTGTCGTACGGCACCTACGTCGGGGCGACCTACGCCAACCTGTTCCCCGACCGGGTACGCGCACTCGTGCTCGACGGCGCGCTGGACTTCGTCGGCAACGCCACCGGACACGGTCTGGACGGGCTCACCAAGCCGATCGACACCCGCCAGGACGTGCCCCGGGGCATCGCTGACACGTTCGACCAGTTCCTGCGCCGCTGCGCCGCCGCGGGGGCGGCGAAGTGCGCGTTCGCCGCCGGTGGTGACCCACGGGCGAAGTTCGCCGAGCTGACCGCGCGGGCCCGCCAGCAGCCGGTCGTGGTCGACGGCGAGAGCTGGACGTACACCGGCATCATCAGCACGGTCAACGACAACCTGCCCCGACCACTGTGGTGGGCGGATCTCGCCGTACAACTGCAACGGCTGTACGCCGCGCCGCAAGACAGCGCGGCGGGCGCCCGTACGGCCAGGTCGGAGCCGCGCGAGGAGTACCCGGGCAACAGCACCGAGGCGTTCTACGCCACCAACTGCGCGGACAGCGTCGTGCCCGGCAACAATGCGACGTACAGCCGGCTCGGGGTGAGCGAGGAGCGGCGGGTGCCGTACTTCGGTCCGATCGGGGTCTTCGACTACATGCCGTGCGCCAAGTGGCCGGCCCGCAACACCGACCGGCACCTGGGCCCGTGGAACCGGTGGACCGCCGCCCCGATCCTGGTGGTCAACAACCGGTACGACCCGTCGACCCCGTGGCACGGCGCCCGCGACGGCGCGGCCGAACTGGCCCGGGGTCACCTGTTCACCATCGAGGGCGCCGGGCACACCGGGATGTTCGTGCCCAGCGCCTGCGGTGAGCGGGTGAAGCGGGAGTACCTGTTCACCGGGGCGTTGCCCGGACCCGACGTGGTCTGTACGGCCGACGACGACCCGTTCGCGTAA
- a CDS encoding RecQ family ATP-dependent DNA helicase has protein sequence MKLPMHSTRLRRAARHHFGWRSLRPGQLAAMRALMKRRDALVVLSTGAGKSAIYQVPAALLSGPTVVISPLLALQQDQIRALNERGDPRLHAVRVSSAETPNQQAEALHEIEDGRARFLFITPEQLSNPEVLAKVRALRPALVAVDEAHCISAWGNDFRPDYLALGHLIRGLGRPPVVALTATASPPVREDIVARLGLRDPRTVVAGLDRPNLFLEVAHCPTEDYRWRRLLGLLDGDRWPGIVYVPTRRAAEELAERLTTAGYEAAFYHGGMPAGARTELHERFLADEVPVMVATSAFGMGIDKPNIRWVAHVALPDSPDSYLQEIGRAGRDGEPAHALLLWRAEDIGLQRFFTGGTPDAGELAELAAALRESPTSRSALRERTGLGVRKLGQLLALLERVGAARTTGASQRVGSPRYAPEPAEAGRAAVAEAERQQAVQNSRTDMMRAFAETTGCRSQALLAYFGEQLEKTCGHCDSCHAGTSTAADGASGPFPVHSTVRHAEWGPGLVMSYTDDRMTVLFENVGYKTLSVPVVSEQGLLTADVGGDS, from the coding sequence ATGAAGCTGCCCATGCACTCGACCCGCCTGCGCCGCGCGGCGCGGCACCATTTCGGCTGGCGCTCGCTGCGCCCCGGCCAACTCGCCGCGATGCGGGCGCTGATGAAACGACGCGACGCCCTGGTCGTGCTCTCCACCGGAGCCGGCAAGTCGGCGATCTACCAGGTGCCGGCGGCGCTGCTGTCCGGCCCGACGGTGGTGATCTCACCACTGCTCGCCCTGCAACAGGACCAGATCCGGGCGCTCAACGAGCGGGGCGACCCCCGGCTGCACGCGGTCCGGGTCAGCTCGGCCGAGACGCCCAACCAGCAGGCGGAGGCACTGCACGAGATCGAGGACGGCCGGGCCAGGTTCCTGTTCATCACCCCCGAGCAGCTCAGCAACCCGGAGGTGCTGGCCAAGGTACGCGCGCTGCGCCCGGCCCTGGTCGCGGTGGACGAGGCGCACTGCATCTCGGCCTGGGGGAACGACTTCCGTCCCGACTACCTGGCGCTCGGGCACCTGATCCGGGGACTGGGCCGACCGCCGGTGGTCGCGTTGACCGCCACCGCCTCGCCGCCCGTACGCGAGGACATCGTCGCCCGGCTCGGGCTGCGCGATCCGCGTACGGTGGTCGCCGGGCTGGACCGGCCCAACCTGTTCCTGGAGGTGGCGCACTGCCCCACCGAGGACTACCGGTGGCGGCGCCTGCTCGGCCTGCTCGACGGGGACCGGTGGCCGGGCATCGTCTACGTGCCGACCCGCCGCGCCGCCGAGGAACTCGCCGAGCGGCTGACCACCGCCGGATACGAGGCCGCCTTCTACCACGGTGGGATGCCGGCCGGTGCCCGTACCGAGCTGCACGAGCGGTTTCTGGCCGACGAGGTGCCGGTCATGGTGGCGACGTCGGCGTTCGGCATGGGCATCGACAAGCCCAACATCCGCTGGGTGGCGCACGTGGCCCTGCCCGACTCACCGGACAGCTACCTCCAGGAGATCGGCCGGGCCGGGCGGGACGGGGAGCCCGCGCACGCGCTGCTGCTGTGGCGGGCCGAGGACATCGGCCTGCAACGGTTCTTCACCGGCGGCACCCCGGACGCCGGGGAGCTGGCCGAACTCGCCGCCGCGCTGCGCGAGAGCCCGACCAGCCGGAGCGCGCTGCGGGAGCGGACCGGGCTGGGGGTACGCAAGCTCGGCCAGCTCCTCGCCCTGTTGGAACGGGTCGGTGCGGCCCGTACGACCGGGGCGAGCCAGCGGGTCGGCAGCCCCCGGTACGCACCGGAGCCGGCGGAGGCGGGCCGGGCGGCGGTGGCCGAGGCGGAACGGCAGCAGGCGGTGCAGAACAGCCGTACGGACATGATGCGGGCGTTCGCCGAGACCACCGGATGCCGGAGCCAGGCGCTGCTGGCCTACTTCGGCGAGCAGCTCGAAAAGACCTGCGGCCACTGCGACAGTTGCCACGCCGGCACCAGCACCGCCGCCGACGGGGCGAGCGGACCGTTCCCGGTGCACAGCACGGTCCGGCACGCCGAGTGGGGGCCGGGGCTGGTGATGAGCTACACGGACGACCGGATGACCGTCCTGTTCGAAAATGTCGGATACAAGACGCTTTCCGTACCCGTGGTGAGCGAGCAGGGGTTGCTCACCGCCGATGTCGGCGGCGACTCGTAG
- the recQ gene encoding DNA helicase RecQ — MASPTDVRTTDVRTTESLQVLRRVFGYDAFRGNQQEIIDQVVNGGDALVLMPTGGGKSLCYQIPALVRDGVAVVISPLIALMQDQVDALTNLGVRAGFINSSQDFGARRRVESAFLAGQLDLLYLAPEALGSGGTLGLLERGTIALFAIDEAHCVAQWGHDFRPDYLALSMLHERWPDVPRIALTATATPATHAEIAARLNLVDARHFVASFDRPNIQYRIVAKQEPRKQLLDLLRTEHPGDAGIVYCLSRASVDKTADFLVANGIAALPYHAGLDASTRASNQKRFLREDGLVMVATIAFGMGIDKPDVRFVAHLDLPKSVEGYYQETGRAGRDGLPSTAWLAYGLQDVVQQRKMIDGSEGDLAHRRMLAGHLDAMLALCETVECRRVRVLAYFGQASEPCGNCDTCLTPPQSWDATIPAQKLLSTVLRLHREKNQKFGAGQSIDILLGRKTEKVAQHGHDALTVFGIGAELREAEWRGVVRALLAQGLLAVEGEYGTLVLTEASAEVLGRRRTVMMRREPERTATTSRGSKPRGAGAPAAVELPPAAAGLFERLRAWRGATAKEQGVPAYVIFHDATLRQIATEVPSTLADLGRVSGVGENKLAKYGQQILDTLAE; from the coding sequence ATGGCTTCCCCGACCGATGTGCGGACCACCGACGTACGGACCACGGAATCGTTGCAGGTGCTCCGGCGGGTCTTCGGCTACGACGCCTTCCGGGGCAACCAGCAGGAGATCATCGACCAGGTGGTCAACGGCGGCGACGCGCTCGTGCTGATGCCGACCGGCGGTGGCAAGTCACTCTGCTACCAGATCCCGGCCCTGGTCCGCGACGGTGTCGCGGTGGTGATCTCGCCGCTGATCGCGCTGATGCAGGACCAGGTCGACGCGCTGACCAACCTCGGCGTCCGGGCCGGGTTCATCAACTCCAGCCAGGATTTCGGTGCCCGTCGACGGGTCGAGTCGGCCTTCCTCGCCGGCCAACTCGACCTGCTCTACCTGGCGCCGGAGGCGCTCGGCTCGGGCGGCACCCTCGGCCTGCTGGAGCGGGGCACGATCGCGCTGTTCGCCATCGACGAGGCGCACTGCGTGGCGCAGTGGGGCCACGACTTCCGGCCCGACTACCTGGCGCTGTCGATGCTGCACGAGCGGTGGCCGGACGTACCCCGGATCGCGCTGACCGCGACCGCGACCCCGGCCACCCACGCCGAGATCGCGGCCCGGCTCAACCTGGTCGACGCCCGGCACTTCGTGGCGAGCTTCGACCGGCCGAACATCCAGTACCGGATAGTGGCCAAGCAGGAGCCGCGCAAGCAGCTGCTCGACCTGCTGCGCACCGAACACCCCGGCGACGCCGGCATCGTCTACTGCCTCTCCCGCGCCTCGGTGGACAAGACCGCCGACTTCCTGGTCGCCAACGGCATCGCCGCGCTCCCCTACCACGCCGGGCTGGACGCCTCGACCCGAGCCTCGAACCAGAAACGCTTCCTGCGCGAGGACGGCCTGGTCATGGTCGCCACGATCGCCTTCGGCATGGGCATCGACAAGCCCGACGTACGCTTCGTCGCCCACCTCGACCTGCCCAAGTCCGTCGAGGGCTACTACCAGGAGACCGGCCGCGCCGGCCGGGACGGCCTGCCGTCGACCGCCTGGCTCGCGTACGGGTTGCAGGACGTGGTGCAGCAGCGCAAGATGATCGACGGCTCCGAGGGCGACCTCGCCCACCGGCGGATGCTCGCCGGGCACCTCGACGCCATGCTCGCCCTCTGCGAGACGGTGGAGTGCCGGCGGGTGCGGGTGCTGGCGTACTTCGGCCAGGCCAGTGAGCCGTGCGGCAACTGCGACACCTGCCTGACCCCGCCGCAGTCGTGGGACGCCACCATCCCGGCCCAGAAGCTGCTCTCCACCGTGCTACGGCTGCACCGGGAGAAGAACCAGAAGTTCGGCGCCGGCCAGTCGATCGACATCCTGCTCGGCCGCAAGACGGAGAAGGTGGCCCAGCACGGCCACGACGCGTTGACCGTCTTCGGCATCGGCGCGGAGCTGCGCGAGGCCGAGTGGCGCGGGGTGGTCCGCGCCCTGCTGGCCCAGGGCCTGCTCGCGGTCGAGGGCGAGTACGGCACGCTGGTGCTCACCGAGGCCAGCGCGGAGGTGCTGGGTCGGCGACGTACGGTGATGATGCGCCGTGAGCCGGAACGGACCGCGACCACCTCGCGCGGCTCGAAGCCGCGCGGTGCCGGCGCCCCGGCCGCCGTCGAGCTGCCGCCGGCCGCCGCCGGACTGTTCGAACGGCTCCGGGCCTGGCGCGGCGCGACCGCCAAGGAACAGGGCGTGCCCGCGTACGTCATCTTCCACGACGCGACACTGCGCCAGATCGCCACCGAGGTCCCGAGCACCCTGGCCGACCTCGGTCGGGTCAGCGGCGTCGGGGAGAACAAGCTGGCGAAGTACGGCCAACAAATCCTCGACACCCTCGCCGAGTAG
- a CDS encoding histidine phosphatase family protein, with product MTTRLVLVSHAPTAAVRRAAFPLDEPLDEHGRADAGTAAGTLPRHDAVLCAPARRCVETAVALGLDPTVDDGLRDGDLGRWAGLTLDRVAADEPEAVAAWLTDPAAAPHGGESLHDLLARTGDWLRDLPVATRTVVAVTHPMVIRALLVTAIAATPASFWRIDIPPLTRTVLRGGGDRWTLRSSAEPLGTARD from the coding sequence GTGACGACCCGACTGGTTCTCGTCTCGCACGCGCCGACGGCGGCGGTCCGGCGGGCCGCGTTTCCGCTCGACGAACCCCTGGACGAACACGGCCGGGCCGACGCCGGCACGGCGGCGGGCACCCTGCCCCGCCACGATGCCGTGCTCTGCGCACCGGCCCGGCGCTGTGTCGAGACCGCCGTCGCGCTGGGCCTCGACCCGACCGTCGACGACGGGCTCCGCGACGGTGACCTGGGCCGGTGGGCCGGGCTCACGCTCGACCGGGTCGCCGCCGACGAGCCGGAGGCGGTGGCCGCCTGGCTGACCGACCCGGCCGCCGCCCCGCACGGCGGGGAGAGCCTGCACGACCTGCTCGCCCGCACCGGCGACTGGCTGCGCGACCTGCCCGTGGCCACCCGTACGGTGGTCGCCGTCACCCACCCGATGGTGATCCGCGCGCTCCTGGTCACCGCTATCGCGGCGACACCCGCCTCGTTCTGGCGGATCGACATTCCCCCGCTGACCCGGACGGTGCTGCGCGGCGGCGGCGACCGGTGGACGTTGCGGAGCTCGGCGGAACCGCTGGGCACCGCTCGGGACTGA
- a CDS encoding CbtB domain-containing protein, which yields MANVSALPTTPTAVTVPVPAPIPLRQILPWAIFGAVLAVVLLYFVGAEQGVTSLVSGETVHEFVHDGRHLLGFPCH from the coding sequence ATGGCAAACGTATCCGCACTGCCGACGACGCCGACCGCCGTGACCGTACCGGTACCGGCACCGATCCCGCTGCGCCAGATCCTGCCCTGGGCGATCTTCGGCGCGGTGCTGGCGGTCGTGCTGCTCTACTTCGTCGGTGCCGAACAGGGCGTGACCTCGCTGGTCTCCGGCGAGACGGTGCACGAGTTCGTCCACGATGGACGGCACCTGCTCGGTTTCCCCTGTCACTGA
- a CDS encoding CbtA family protein, translated as MLSARSLLIRGMLVGLAAGVAAYLFATLFGEGPVGQAIDFESAAGAAAHAASHGAADAAHTDAAEPELVSRTVQSTIGLATATLVYGVALGGLFALAFAVAYGRIGRFTPRATAALVGLAGFVTVALVPFLKYPANPPATGNPDTLGQRTGLYFLMVVIGVAAGLLALYLGRWLHPRYGAWNATLLSVGAYAVFITVVQLSLPSINEVPDGFPALVLWEFRLASLGTQFVTWATLGLLFGALTERRVRAGAVRRGVGATVPV; from the coding sequence GTGCTCTCCGCCCGCTCACTACTGATCCGTGGGATGCTGGTCGGCTTGGCCGCCGGTGTCGCCGCATACCTGTTCGCCACCCTGTTCGGTGAGGGTCCGGTCGGCCAGGCCATCGACTTCGAGTCCGCCGCCGGTGCCGCCGCCCACGCCGCGTCACACGGGGCGGCCGATGCCGCGCACACCGACGCGGCCGAACCCGAGCTGGTCAGCCGGACCGTGCAGAGCACGATCGGGCTGGCCACCGCCACCCTGGTGTACGGCGTGGCGCTGGGCGGCCTGTTCGCGCTCGCCTTCGCGGTCGCGTACGGCCGGATCGGTCGGTTCACGCCCCGGGCCACCGCCGCACTGGTCGGCCTCGCCGGCTTCGTGACGGTGGCGCTGGTGCCGTTCCTGAAGTACCCGGCGAACCCGCCGGCCACCGGTAACCCGGACACGCTCGGCCAACGGACCGGGCTGTACTTCCTCATGGTCGTCATCGGGGTGGCCGCCGGGCTGCTGGCCCTGTACCTCGGCCGCTGGCTGCACCCGCGCTACGGGGCCTGGAACGCGACCCTGCTGTCCGTCGGCGCGTACGCGGTGTTCATCACCGTCGTGCAGCTGTCGCTGCCGTCGATCAACGAGGTGCCCGACGGCTTCCCGGCCCTGGTGCTGTGGGAGTTCCGGTTGGCCTCGCTCGGCACCCAGTTCGTCACCTGGGCCACGCTCGGCCTGCTGTTCGGCGCCCTGACCGAACGTCGGGTCCGGGCCGGCGCGGTCAGGCGCGGGGTCGGCGCGACGGTACCGGTCTGA
- a CDS encoding DUF6582 domain-containing protein has translation MKTTWKPHEEHGTLSSKTKRELPESVFAFPGKRKEPLVDAGHTRNAIARFDQVQGVTDEEREQAFENIRAAAKHYGVDLVETDWRQLGKLPHTPNPAHSRG, from the coding sequence ATGAAAACCACCTGGAAGCCGCACGAGGAGCACGGCACCCTGTCCAGCAAGACGAAGCGGGAGCTGCCGGAATCGGTCTTTGCCTTTCCCGGCAAGCGCAAGGAGCCGCTGGTCGACGCCGGCCACACCCGCAACGCGATCGCCCGGTTCGACCAGGTTCAGGGGGTCACCGACGAGGAGCGGGAGCAGGCGTTCGAGAACATCCGGGCCGCCGCGAAGCACTACGGGGTCGACCTGGTCGAGACCGACTGGCGCCAGCTCGGCAAGTTGCCGCACACCCCGAACCCGGCCCACAGCCGGGGCTGA